In Sandaracinaceae bacterium, the DNA window CATGGCCGTGTCCGTGCGCACGGTGCGGCCCGTGAGCAGCGACGCGAGCGCGCTGAACATGGTGACGCCCGCCGAGGGGCCGTCCTTGGGCACGGCGCCCGCCGGCACGTGGATGTGCAGGTCGTGGGTCTCGAGAAACGTGGGGTTCACGCCGTAGCGCTCCGCGTTGGCCCGCAGGTAGGCCAGCGCCGCGCGCGCCGACTCGTTCATGACCTCACCGAGCTGCCCGGTGATCTCCACTTTGCCCTTGCCGGGCATGGAGGTGGTCTCGACGTAGAGCAGGTCGCCGCCGACCGGCGTCCACGCCAGGCCTGCCGCCACGCCGGGCACGCCCAGCCGCTCGGCCTTCTCGCGGTGCATCTTCTTGCGGCCCAGGATCTCCACCAGGTCTTCCGGCCCGATGGCCCGCGCCGCGATGCTGCGCTCGTCGCCTTCGTCCGCATCACTGGTGGCGCCACGGGCCACTTCCAGCGCCACCGAGCGGCACAGCTTGGCGATGCCCTGCGTGAGCTGACGCACGCCGGCTTCCCGCGTGTAGCCCTCGATCATCTGCCGCAGGGTCTCGTCGTCGAGGGTGATGCAGTCGTCCTCGAGCCCGTGGCGCTCCAGCTGCTTGGGCAGCAGGTGCTTGCGCGCGATCTCCACCTTCTCGTCGGTGGTGTAGCCGCTCAGCTCGATGATCTCGAGGCGGTCCAGCATGGGCGGGGACAGCTTCGAGAGGTCGTTCGCCGTGGCGATGAAGAGCACCTCGCTCAGGTCGTACTCCAGCTCCAGGTAGTGGTCCGTGAAGCTGACGTTCTGCTCGGGGTCCAGCACCTCCAAGAGCGCGGCCTCGGGGTCGCCCTGGAAGCCACGGCCCATCTTGTCCACCTCGTCCAGGAGGATGACGGGGTTCTTCACGCCCGCCTTGCGGATGGCGCTGATGATGCGGCCCGGCAGGGCGCCCACGTAGGTGCGGCGATGCCCGCGCACCTCGGCCTCGTCACGCACACCGCCGAGAGCCACGCGCTCGAGGGGGCGGCCGGTGGCGTCGGCCACGGACTGCGCGAGCGACGTCTTGCCCACGCCGGGCGGGCCCGCGAGGCACAGGATGGTGCCGCGCGCCTCGGGCGCCAGCTTGAGCACGGCCATGTGCTCGAGGATGCGCTTCTTGACCTCGTCGAGGCCGAAGTGGTCGGCCTCCAGCACGGCCGACACGTCGTCGATGCTGGGGTGTGTGTCCACACGCTCGGTCCAGGGCACGTCGGCGATCAGCTCGAGGTAACGCCGGATCACCGACGCCTCGGCCTGCTGCGCGGGCAGCGAGGAGAGCCGGCTCAGCTCGCGGTCCACCACGCGCTGAACGTGCGGCGGAAAGACCTTGGCCTCCAGCTTGTTGCGCAGCTGCTCCAGCTCGTCGTCGTCGCCCTCACCCAGCTCCTTCTGGATGGCCTTCAGCTGCTGACGCAGCATAGCCTCCTTCTGGCTCTCGTGGATGCTCTTGCGCACCTCGCCGTCGATCTTGGAGCGCAGCTCCGCGCCGGCGCGGACCTTCTGGACCAGGCTGGCCACCAGACGCAGGCGCGTGGCCACGTCCAGCGTGTGCAGGATCTCCGCGCGCTCGTCGTCGCCGACCTCGAGCCACGCACCCGCCAGGTCCGCCACGCGGCCCGGGTCGTTGGTGCTGGTGAGCGACTGATGCAGCGCCTTGTCCTTGGGGACCAGCTCGATCAGCAGGTTGCGCAGGCTCTCGGCCAAGTGCGGCACCTCGGGGTCGTCGATGCCGAAGTCACTGACCAGGCGCACCTCGGCCTCGTGATACGGCGACGTGGAGACCACGCGCTCGAAGCGCACGCGCTCGAGGCCCTCCACCACCATGAGCATGCCGCGCTTGCCGCGGTCCGAGATCTTGCGGACCTGAGCGCGCACACCGATGGGGCGCAGGTCCGAGATGCCGGGGACGGAGACCGAACGATCATGCTGTGCGCCGAGCACCAGCAGGTCGCCCTCTTCGAGGGCACGAGCCAACGCGACCGAGCGTTCACGCCCGACCGGAAACGTACTGATGCGACCGGGCAGGGGGACGCCAAGGCGCAGCGGGAGGAGAGGGAGGATCTCGGTGGGGCGCGGATCGGACATAGGGTGGAACCTAAGAACGGTATCCGCCGCGTCAACGGTCAGGGACGTTCAGCGCGAACGGGCAAGAGCGCCACCGCGAGCGCGAGCCCTGCGGCAAGCGCGAAAGCGCCGCCATACGCCGCTGGCACCCCATCGCCGCCGAGCGCCTCGAGGGCTCCCAGCAGGAGGGCCATGCCGCCTGCGTTGGCCAGCGCCGTGGTGAGCCCGAGCGCCGCCGATGAGGCCCCGAGATCCCGCGCTGCGCTGTCCGACGTCACCGCAGCCGCCGTGGCCGTGGATGCCAGGGCCAGCCCTGCGCCCTGGGCCACCAGCGCCAGCGCGAGCCACAGATAAGGCATCTCCGGCGTGAACCAGGCGTGATAGGCGCAGCCCGCAGCCACGAGCGCCGCGCCCACCTGCGTGGGCAGCGACACACCCGAGCGGCGAATGAGCAGGCCCGCGAGCGGTCCCACGATGCCCATGGCGATGGGCCGCGGCAACAGCGCAGCCGCCACCACACCGGGCGACCAGCCGGCGATGCGCGTCAGGAGCACGGGAGTGATCAGGAAGCTCCCCATGTAGACGGCCTGGACCACCGAGCGTGACAACAAAGCACGGCGCGTGAGCTGGCGCTCGAAGATGGGAGGCGGCAGCACGGGCTCCTCGGCGCGCTTTTCGATGCGCCAGAACCAGGCCAGCGTGACCACGGCCACGCCCAGGGCCAGCAGCGCCTCGAGCGACAGGAAGCCCCACTGCGGCGCGCGCACCATCCACAGCAGCGCGGCCAGCACACCCAGCGCACCCACGGCGGCGCCCTTGTAGTCGAAGGCGCGCGCGTCCTCGGTGGACGGCACGTCCGTGGGCAGCACGCTCACGGCCATGACCAGCGCCACCACGGCGATGGGCAGCTGCGCGAAGAACAGCACGCGCCACGTGGCGTACTCGATGGCGAAGCCGCCCAGCACGATGCCCAGCGTGGGTGAGAAGGCCATGGTGCTGGTCCAGTAGCCGAGCGGCACCGACTGCTCCTCGCGCGACCAGGCCGACGACGCGATGGCGAGCCCGCTGGGCATGACCAGCGCGGTGCCGGTGCCCGTGACCACGCGCGCCACGATGAGCCACGGCAAGCTGGGCGCGAGCCCCGAGGCGAGCATGCCGAAGGTGGCCACGCCCACGCCGAGGAACCAGGTCTTCTTGCGGCCCCAGCGGTCGGCGATGCGGCCCGCAGCCGGTGTCACCACGGCGCTCACCACCATGGGCGCCAGCGTCACCCAGGCCACGTCGCCGATGCTCACCCCGAGGTCCACTGCGATGGGCGCCAGCGCGATGGTCAGGATGGTGAGCGTCAGGTTGGTGCTGAACGCGGCCAGCAACACCACCGCCAGCACGGCGCGGCGCGACCACTCGGGCCGTGCGGGGAGCGCCAAGCCAGCGAGCGACTCGTCATGCACGCGCCAAGCGTGGCCGCGCTTCGGGGTGTCGTCCACCCGCCCGCTACGCGAGAGAGAGCGGCTCCGGGACGGCCCCGTAGATGGCGAACACGCTGGCCTCCGGGAAGCGCTCCACCACCGTGATCGGGGTGCGCGCGGCCTCGTGACCCATGTCGCGCGTGCCCATCAGCACCAGCAGGTCGCTGGTGCTCGTGAGGTCCGCCAGCGCTTGGTTCAGGGACGCCCAGCTCTCCAGCAGCTTGTGCGACAGCTTGGCGCTGGGCTTGGCCGCTTCCAGCACGCTCGCGATGGCGTCCCAGGTGACCTGCTCGGCCAGCACCTCCACGGGTGCTCCCAGCTGGTTGGCCAGGCGCTTCACGGTCGCCGCGGCGGCCTCCAGCTCCTCGGCGGAGACGCCGCCCGTGGGGATGGCGAAGGTCACCTTCTGGTTGGTGCCGAGCGGGTGCCGGTTGCGCATGAGGACCAACGTGCTGGTCACGCCCGCCACCAGCACGTCCAGCTCGGTGCCCAGCACGCTGTCGGGGTTGTCCGACGCGGCAAAGTCCCAGTCCAACAGCAGGTGCGAGCTCTGCACGGCCTTGTTGGAGCGCACCAGCGCCTCACCCACCGTGTGGTCCACCGAGGTGGCGGTCTTGGCCGGGACGTCGGCCGCCGAGCACAGCGTGACCGCGTCGTGCAACATGTTCTCGCCGCGGGCCACCGTGTCGGTGAGCGACTCGTCGTCGCATGCCGCGTGCACCAGGTGGAGCGGTTCGCGGTGGGTACCGTCGCGCAGCATGAGCCCCACCTCGATGACCGACTGCGCGTTGAGCAGGCCCTGGAGGCCCACCAGGATGCGTTGCTTCGGGCCCACCTGCGCCTGCGCCTCGAGCGCCGCTTCGCGCGCGGCCACGGCAGGCCCGTAGCGCTGAGTCACCCAGGGGCCCAGCGTGCAGGTCACCAGGATCATCACGATGGTGGCGTTGACCACGGCGCTGTCGAAGAGCTGGAGCTCGAAGCCGATCATCACCGCCGCGAGCGTGGCCGCCGCCTGCGGCACGCTCAGGCCGAAGACGACGCGTGCCTCGGCCTTGTCGAAGCGCAAGAACAGGCGCGTGGACTCCGCCGCGACGAACTTGGTGACCACCACCATGCCGGTCATGAAGCCGATGAGCACCCAGGTGTGGGCGCCAGAGAAGAGCACGCGCGCGTCCAGCAGCATGCCCACCGACAGCAGGAAGAACGGCACGAAGATGGCCTCCCCCGTGAACTGGATGCGGTTCATGAGCGCGCCGTTGTGGGGGATGAGCCGGTTGAGCGCGAGCCCCGCGAAGAAGGCGCCCACGATGGGCTCCACCCCCGCCGAGTGGGCCAGCGCCGCGCACACGAAGACCGACGCGAGCACGAACGAGAACTGCGCCACGCCGTCCTCGCCCATGCGGC includes these proteins:
- the lon gene encoding endopeptidase La, yielding MSDPRPTEILPLLPLRLGVPLPGRISTFPVGRERSVALARALEEGDLLVLGAQHDRSVSVPGISDLRPIGVRAQVRKISDRGKRGMLMVVEGLERVRFERVVSTSPYHEAEVRLVSDFGIDDPEVPHLAESLRNLLIELVPKDKALHQSLTSTNDPGRVADLAGAWLEVGDDERAEILHTLDVATRLRLVASLVQKVRAGAELRSKIDGEVRKSIHESQKEAMLRQQLKAIQKELGEGDDDELEQLRNKLEAKVFPPHVQRVVDRELSRLSSLPAQQAEASVIRRYLELIADVPWTERVDTHPSIDDVSAVLEADHFGLDEVKKRILEHMAVLKLAPEARGTILCLAGPPGVGKTSLAQSVADATGRPLERVALGGVRDEAEVRGHRRTYVGALPGRIISAIRKAGVKNPVILLDEVDKMGRGFQGDPEAALLEVLDPEQNVSFTDHYLELEYDLSEVLFIATANDLSKLSPPMLDRLEIIELSGYTTDEKVEIARKHLLPKQLERHGLEDDCITLDDETLRQMIEGYTREAGVRQLTQGIAKLCRSVALEVARGATSDADEGDERSIAARAIGPEDLVEILGRKKMHREKAERLGVPGVAAGLAWTPVGGDLLYVETTSMPGKGKVEITGQLGEVMNESARAALAYLRANAERYGVNPTFLETHDLHIHVPAGAVPKDGPSAGVTMFSALASLLTGRTVRTDTAMTGEATLRGRVLPVGGIKSKVLAAHRAGMTRIVLPKANEADLEDVPEAARNDIEFIFAEDMSEVFDAVFDELPTPSLMSPTGGLGTPDGGPGSIAL
- a CDS encoding MFS transporter, with the protein product MHDESLAGLALPARPEWSRRAVLAVVLLAAFSTNLTLTILTIALAPIAVDLGVSIGDVAWVTLAPMVVSAVVTPAAGRIADRWGRKKTWFLGVGVATFGMLASGLAPSLPWLIVARVVTGTGTALVMPSGLAIASSAWSREEQSVPLGYWTSTMAFSPTLGIVLGGFAIEYATWRVLFFAQLPIAVVALVMAVSVLPTDVPSTEDARAFDYKGAAVGALGVLAALLWMVRAPQWGFLSLEALLALGVAVVTLAWFWRIEKRAEEPVLPPPIFERQLTRRALLSRSVVQAVYMGSFLITPVLLTRIAGWSPGVVAAALLPRPIAMGIVGPLAGLLIRRSGVSLPTQVGAALVAAGCAYHAWFTPEMPYLWLALALVAQGAGLALASTATAAAVTSDSAARDLGASSAALGLTTALANAGGMALLLGALEALGGDGVPAAYGGAFALAAGLALAVALLPVRAERP
- a CDS encoding cation:proton antiporter, coding for MLPFQIPLPLTDPIVIFAVVSCLMLVVPFLMEKIRMPGLVGLLLAGAALGPNAFHVLERDESFVLFGNVGLIFIMFTAALEVDLSVFKKFGLHALVFGVLTFGLPQGLGTPAAHYLLQYDWPAAALMASIFASHTLLSYPVASRLGITKNRAVTTAVGGTMITDVAALMVLAVVAGTSTGEVNEAFWVRLGISLLVYVLVIFVGLPILGRFLFRRMGEDGVAQFSFVLASVFVCAALAHSAGVEPIVGAFFAGLALNRLIPHNGALMNRIQFTGEAIFVPFFLLSVGMLLDARVLFSGAHTWVLIGFMTGMVVVTKFVAAESTRLFLRFDKAEARVVFGLSVPQAAATLAAVMIGFELQLFDSAVVNATIVMILVTCTLGPWVTQRYGPAVAAREAALEAQAQVGPKQRILVGLQGLLNAQSVIEVGLMLRDGTHREPLHLVHAACDDESLTDTVARGENMLHDAVTLCSAADVPAKTATSVDHTVGEALVRSNKAVQSSHLLLDWDFAASDNPDSVLGTELDVLVAGVTSTLVLMRNRHPLGTNQKVTFAIPTGGVSAEELEAAAATVKRLANQLGAPVEVLAEQVTWDAIASVLEAAKPSAKLSHKLLESWASLNQALADLTSTSDLLVLMGTRDMGHEAARTPITVVERFPEASVFAIYGAVPEPLSLA